A genome region from Oxyura jamaicensis isolate SHBP4307 breed ruddy duck chromosome 25, BPBGC_Ojam_1.0, whole genome shotgun sequence includes the following:
- the LOC118178215 gene encoding lysosomal acid glucosylceramidase-like, with translation MWAQRAGVLGWLLLLQVVPGAAGARPCSPKYFGRDSMVCVCNATYCDTLDPVVLPAPGTYVKYESSKAGKRLERSEGSFQRSLRAPGLLLTVNISALYQHVKGFGGSLSDAAAINILGLSQLTQDNLLRSYFSENGIEYNLVRLPMACSDFSVRPYSYDDVPYDYELKHFKLAEEDVKMKIPILHRALAMAKRPLSLYASPWTSPAWMKSNEDVRGKGTLKGQAGDKYHKTWANYFIKFLDEYAKHNLTFWAVTAQNEPLAALLAHPQFPTIAFTAVQQRDFVVRDLGPALARSSHSARLIIMDDQRIHLPAWAKAVLGNATAAHYVAGIGVHWYLDSIVPASCSLEATHKLFPNHFLLYTEACSGFLTYRFSVSLGCWERGDHYSHSILTVLNHFVAGWTDWNLALDLEGGPNWVENYVDSPIIVDSSEDVFYKQPMFYHMGHFSKFIPEGSQRVGLHSSRWCLFCQLEHVALLRPDGAIVLVVLNRSAWDVSFGILDPAVGFIEAVAPASSIQTYLWQRQ, from the exons ATGTGGGCCCAGCGTGCCGGGGtcctgggctggctgctgctgctccaggtggTGCCCGGGGCTGCAG GCGCCCGGCCTTGCAGCCCCAAGTACTTTGGTCGTGACTCCATGGTGTGCGTGTGCAATGCCACGTACTGCGACACGCTGGACCCCGTGGTCCTGCCAGCCCCGGGCACCTACGTCAAGTATGAGAGCAGCAAGGCCGGCAAGCGGCTGGAGCGCAGTGAGGGGAGCTTCCAGCGCAGCCTCCGTGCCCCAG ggctgctgctgacGGTCAACATCTCTGCACTGTACCAGCATGTGAAGGGCTTCGGTGGGTCTCTCTCGGATGCTGCTGCCATAAACATCCTGGGGCTATCACAGCTGACCCAGGACAACCTGCTGCGGTCCTACTTCTCCGAGAACG GGATTGAGTACAACCTTGTCCGGCTCCCCATGGCCTGCAGCGATTTCTCCGTGCGCCCCTACAGCTACGATGACGTCCCCTATGACTATGAGCTGAAGCACTTCAAGCTGGCAGAGGAGGACGTGAAGATGAAG atCCCCATCCTGCACCGAGCCTTGGCCATGGCCAAACGGCCACTGTCCCTCTACGCAAGCCCCTGGACCTCCCCAGCTTGGATGAAGAGCAATGAGGATGTCCGCGGGAAGGGCACGCTGAAGGGGCAGGCGGGGGACAAGTACCACAAGACCTGGGCCAACTACTTCATCAA GTTCCTGGATGAATATGCCAAGCACAACCTGACCTTCTGGGCGGTGACAGCACAGAACGAGCCCCTTGCGGCGCTCTTAGCACACCCCCAGTTCCCGACCATCGCCTTCACCGCTGTGCAGCAGCGAGACTTTGTGGTGCGGGACCTGGGCCCTGCGCTGGCCCGGAGCTCACACAGCGCCCGGCTCATCATCATGGACGATCAGCGCATCCACCTCCCCGCCTGGGCCAAAGCG GTCCTGGGCAATGCCACCGCTGCCCACTACGTGGCTGGCATCGGCGTTCACTGGTACCTGGACAGCATCgtcccagccagctgcagcctggaggcCACCCACAAGCTCTTCCCCAACCATTTCCTCCTCTACACTGAGGCCTGCAGCGGTTTCCTCACCTATCGGTTCTCCGTGTCACTGGGCTGCTGGGAGCGAGGGGACCACTACAGCCACAGCATCCTGACG GTCCTGAACCACTTTGTGGCTGGCTGGACCGACTGGAACCTGGCACTGGACCTGGAGGGGGGCCCCAACTGGGTTGAGAACTACGTGGACAGCCCCATCATCGTGGACAGCAGCGAGGATGTCTTCTACAAGCAGCCCATGTTCTACCACATGGGGCACTTCAG caagTTCATCCCCGAGGGCTCGCAGCGTGTGGGGCTGCACAGCAGCCGCTGGTGCCTCTTCTGCCAGCTGGAGCACGTGGCCCTGCTGCGTCCTGATGGCGCCATCGTCCTGGTGGTCCTCAATAG GTCTGCCTGGGATGTGTCCTTCGGGATCTTGGACCCCGCTGTCGGTTTCATTGAGGCCGTGGCTCCAGCCAGTTCCATCCAGACCTACCTGTGGCAGCGGCAGTga
- the LOC118178214 gene encoding lysosomal acid glucosylceramidase-like codes for MWAQRAGVLGWLLLLQVVPGAAGARPCSPKYFGRDSMVCVCNATYCDTLDPVVLPAPGTYVKYESSKAGKRLERSEGSFQRSLRAPDLVLTVDTTQRYQKVKGFGGSVTDSAAINILSLPEKAQDHLLRSYFSEEGLEYNLVRVPMASCDFSLHAYTYDDVPYDYELTHFSLRDEDTKLKIPILHRASAMAKRPLSLYASPWTSPAWMKTSESFVGKGTLKGQAGDKYHKTWANYFVRFLDEYAKHNLTFWAVTAENEPSAGLINNYPFQCLGFTAEQQRDFIARDLGPTLANSSHHNVQLIILDDNRLHLPHWAKVVLEDEQAARYIHGIGIHWYLDFIGPIQDTVVPTHELFPDYFILATEACIGAHFWERDVILGCWERGNQYSHSILTNLNHFVAGWTDWNLALDLEGGPNWVKNYVDSPVIVDSSEGVFYKQPMFYHMGHFSKFIPEGSQRVGLVASKESKKTDLEYSAFVRPDGAVVVVVLNRSLQNVTFGLADMVGLIEAMAPASSIQTYLWRRQ; via the exons ATGTGGGCCCAGCGTGCCGGGGtcctgggctggctgctgctgctccaggtggTGCCCGGGGCTGCAG GCGCCCGGCCTTGCAGCCCCAAGTACTTTGGTCGTGACTCCATGGTGTGCGTGTGCAATGCCACGTACTGCGACACGCTGGACCCCGTGGTCCTGCCAGCCCCGGGCACCTACGTCAAGTATGAGAGCAGCAAGGCCGGCAAGCGGCTGGAGCGCAGTGAGGGGAGCTTCCAGCGCAGCCTCCGTGCCCCAG ATCTTGTTCTGACTGTGGACACAACGCAGCGGTACCAGAAGGTAAAGGGATTCGGTGGCTCTGTCACTGACTCGGCTGCCATAAACATCCTTTCCCTGCCCGAGAAAGCCCAGGACCACCTGCTGCGCTCCTATTTCTCTGAGGAAG ggCTCGAGTACAACCTCGTCCGCGTCCCCATGGCCAGCTGTGACTTCTCCCTCCACGCCTACACCTACGATGACGTCCCCTATGACTACGAGCTCACCCACTTCAGCCTGCGGGATGAGGACACGAAGCTGAAG ATCCCCATCCTGCACCGAGCCTCAGCCATGGCCAAACGGCCGCTGTCCCTGTACGCGAGCCCCTGGACCTCGCCGGCCTGGATGAAGACCAGCGAGTCCTTTGTTGGGAAGGGCACACTGAAGGGGCAGGCGGGGGACAAGTATCACAAGACCTGGGCCAACTACTTTGTGCG CTTTCTGGACGAATATGCCAAGCACAACCTGACCTTCTGGGCGGTGACGGCCGAGAACGAGCCCTCAGCCGGGCTGATCAACAACTACCCCTTCCAGTGCCTGGGCTTCACAGCCGAGCAGCAGCGGGACTTCATCGCGCGGGACCTGGGCCCCACGCTGGCCAACAGCTCCCACCACAACGTCCAGCTCATCATACTGGATGACAACCGCCTCCACCTCCCGCACTGGGCCAAAGTG GTGCTGGAGGACGAACAGGCAGCTCGCTACATCCACGGCATTGGCATCCACTGGTACCTGGACTTCATCGGTCCCATACAGGACACTGTGGTGCCCACTCATGAGCTCTTCCCGGATTACTTCATCCTGGCCACGGAGGCGTGCATCGGGGCCCACTTTTGGGAGCGGGATGTTatcctgggctgctgggagcgGGGCAACCAGTACAGCCACAGCATCCTGACG AACCTGAACCACTTTGTGGCCGGCTGGACCGACTGGAACCTGGCGCTGGACCTGGAGGGGGGCCCCAACTGGGTCAAGAACTACGTGGATAGCCCCGTCATCGTGGATAGCAGCGAAGGTGTCTTCTACAAGCAGCCCATGTTCTACCACATGGGGCACTTCAG TAAGTTCATCCCAGAGGGCTCCCAGCGTGTGGGGCTCGTTGCCTCCAAAGAGTCCAAGAAGACTGACCTGGAGTACTCAGCCTTCGTGCGCCCCGACGGTgccgtggtggtggtggtcctCAACAG GTCCCTGCAAAATGTGACCTTCGGGCTGGCCGACATGGTCGGCCTCATTGAGGCCATGGCTCCGGCCAGCTCCATCCAGACCTACCTGTGGCGGCGGCAGTGA